The DNA sequence GAAGACCCTGGAATGCAAACGCCACCGCATAAAACTTGTTTAAATTGAGGGTCAGAAAGAGCCTGCCGCAACCAGTACAAAAACGACTGGACAGGGTGGCAGGGCTAATGAAGATGGAGTGGCCAATGTTCTCAGAACACATAACCCACCATGTGGAGCAACATTGAAAGGAGAAGAAAGATGCAGATGAATAAAGCAAGCTGCTGGCCAGCAAGCTTACACAGCTACAGCTGGGGAAACTCACTACAGCTAAGAAAGACAAAGGAAAGACGGAAAATAAAGACACAAGGCCCAGTGGTGCGAGCTGAACAAGCTCAACCAAGTTCAACCACTGTGGCTCCAGTGACTGCAGCAATGCCTCAGGTgcaaaacccccaaacacagaTGCTGATTCCAGCTGAATTAAATTCAGAGATTTTCGGTCCACACTGTTTATTTACAGCGTGTAATGCTTTTCACTCTCAGAATGTTGTCAGACCATCAGAAAACACAATGTGGTTAACGAGACCCAAATGCTGGGTTCATGTAGGCATATAGTTCATACAGGTAGAAGTTGACAGAGATGGCGCTACAGGACAGGCAGAGAAGGCTGATCACGTTAGTCCTACGACAATGACAATCTAAAAATTGAAACGTCTAATGGgaaggcagtgcagtgtgtaccCGGAAACCCCCCTAGACAGGGCCCCATGTGTAGCAGCAGACACAGGTTGCTTTGTTTGAATTAATAGGTGGCTGTCAAAATGGATTAATCAAAAGCAACATCCAATCACATGCCTGTAAACAGGTAcaaatgagtaaaacacagcgacgattggccatatgcctatacttctttttaattagaatataaatacgaaagtttaccTGGAAACTGTTGCACAGGtcatcagtctggccattcactTCAATGACCCCACCGTGGGAAAGTTCAGCCAGctactagcctagaggtaaAAATCAGACGGGCAAAAAGAGAGCACTTTTCTGAATGGATAAACCCAAGGAGACCCGTTCTCATATCCGCCACATATAGGAACCGGATGTCAGTGGGGTTGGTCAAAGCAAATCTCGAAGTTAGGTTAAACTTTAAAGTGTCATGCTTAGATTTTAAAGAATACATCGAGGGGCAGCAAACACTTCTGCAGGCAACAAAAAGAGATGAAAGGTACACGTGGAGAAAGAGGTGAGAAATGTCAGCGTTAGGTTGCCCAAATTCATTAAGTTAAAAAGTTGCTTATAATCTATTAAAATTTAACTACCGGTAGGCTAATCATGTtttcaggagggaggactagctggggagtagggagtgattaaggattgtatataAGGTGGAGCAGTCaccttagcagcctggaatgccaacactagggccttgaatcggatgcgtgcggcaacaGGAaaccagtggaggccaatgaggagtggggtgacatgagccgacctgggctgactggtgatcaggcgggctgcatcattctggaccagctggaggggcttgatggcacaagctgggagatcGGCTAGGaaggagttgcagtaatctaggtgggaaatgacgagtgcctgtactaggagctgggtggctttctccatcaggagatgatggatacggCGTGTACTGTatagaaagaacctgcaggttctggcagtggaggatacatgtggagccagggtgaggcggttatcaaggctcaccccaagattcttggccatatgggaggaggatactacaaagtcctcaacagtgagtgagaggtcgattgacggagaggacttagcagggatgtagagaagctcagtcttggcaaggttatGCTTCAGGTGGTGgaaagtcatccacgcagagatatcagccaagcaggcagagatctgtgtggtgacctgggtattgggggggaagaatggtaagaaaagccatgggagcAGATCGcccattccagagttttagctagaaagggaagaagagagacaggccgtaCCAGAAACCAGAAATGTGACAACCCTAGGCGTACCAGAAACTGAGAAGGAGAACATGCGCGCTGAGGTGATAAATATATGCCAAAAGATACTGCCTTCTGAGAGGGAAAAGATTCCTGATGCAATAGACATTGCTCATTGGGTCAGCAGGCGGTGCCAAGACGACGCTACGCCCCGCGGTATTattacacctgtctacacctgcatataagctcagttccatgtcatgtctttgctatatcgttgcctcctgttcgtcagtgcagtctttagggttttttttcaagccattgtctacccgttatgatccaagcctgtttattgaccaaagctgctgtctttgtgctttagCCCCGCGGAGTAGATttcagtcttgactcttgcgccgtcatcaaCCCTGAGCCtacctaccgtccgcctgtacttctgccccgctgacagctttcctggctactggactttttgcatggtgcaCCGATTACAAGACTGCCTTCtcgtactgtactttggtttcggctggattttacgtgtatgaacatagctttttttttttgactacgctcacgggacattccctgaataaagcagGACTTGACAGGACTTTATTTCAccccttttgtctgagtcgtgaattttgggtccaaccccccacgcacccatctaAAAAGGAAAATCTGTCTGCTCCAAAAATCTAACTTTGAAGACTCTTGTGGCTAACCTTACTGAGCAGGGCAGGAGGATGCTTGCCCTGATTGGGTGATGCCAGGTAAGGTGTGGACGGATACGTCTTTATGGCAAGAACCAGCTAAAAGGACAATGGTGTCTCTTCAGAGACAAGGTCTGCAGGAGGTAATTCATAGATGCCTAGATTATGATATCAGCATGACTGTGATGTCTGTGGAAGGGAAGCACACTGCATTCTTAGAAGCAATAACATTGTGTGGGTATTGAAAGTTTGCCTAAACATTAGACTTTCTCTCATGCCATAATCTACCACCTGGAACCTCACTTCTGTTTTACTGAGACAACCTGGGGAACTAAAGTGGTTGAGAGATGCAAGGTATTGAGCAGCCAAGGAGACTGAGGGAATGATGAAATTTGGCCAGGAGCAGCACCCCATCTCCCACACTGGGACCCATCAATGTGCTGGAACACTGGATTTCAGTTTGATCCAGAGGGagagcgccccctactggcccagcAGAGCCTCTTCTAGCCGCAACTCAGTTTTCCCTGGAGGACTCCCTCCCATCCCAGTAAAACACACAGTTAGTCAGGGGTCTCTGCATGGGGTCCTCACCTTTACTGATGGCCTCATCTTGAGACACGCTGACTCTCTCCTCTGAGTCTTCAGTTTCCTTCAGTGAAAAACATCACAGGCAGTGTACTCAGGCAGCTTTCACACAATCAGCCTCCTTATTATCAATACTAGAGTTTGGTCCCTGCTCTGGGGCTTGTGTAAGaactctcacctcctcctcctgtgcagTACACTCAGGGTCTTTGGTGTCCTGACTCAAAGTCCCGTCCATGTTACCAGTTTCCACTAAACCACTCTTTAGGTCTGACTTAGCTGGGTCTGCAGAGGGTTGGGACTGGGCCAGGCATGAGGATGTCTTCTCTGGGACTGGTTCTGGGCCCAGCCTGGATCTGTTGTCTGTGGTCTCCTCCTGATTCTCAGAATCTGCACCTGAGATGTTCAGAGAGAGACCACAGTCACACTCCCTGGTATGAGAGGTCCAAAGAAGGGCCCCCAACCCTTCATATGAATGTTTACAACCAGTTCCTGTGTACCTGGGACAGGCATGCCAGATGTCATGTGCTCAGGTATTGTGTCTCTCTGCTGGGActtttcttcctcctctttcacAGTTTCCTATGAATCAGATTTGATCTTTTATTCTCCTTTAACCTACAATTTAGGAAATCTAATCTCATTGATAAGGGAAATTGCATAACTGATGCGGTACAGAAGTAAACACTAATTGATCAGCCACGGTCTGTGTggtcagcagtgtgagtgtcgTCATCAGAGAGGGTGTCATCACTTGAGTGGGTGTggctgttgttgaaattatatattcatgtgattactttattattaattgcttatcctattattagtgcttatcctattattagttgcttatgctggagtgatccagatcaTACACAATTATTAAAGtaccataacttgctttgtgctaatgaatattatttcctgtaactgtgtgagtggagatgtctctccctgtctgtaccatgggcctccaaggccacggccattaactgtgtgttctggattatcttgtcttggtgcctgagagcctgcagaaccaaaaacataagaccTCATGAGACGCGCAGGTAATTGCACAGGCCCCTGCATATAcatcatgctggaatgttttgagaacatgtaTCTGTATAGacagtaccttgaagggggggatatatgaataaacaatctgtagtaaggagaagagtgggGAATTGTCTTTAAACATTCCCAATTATCAATATTCAATCAAagggggcgtacatttgttgcgctccacgcatacatatatccagacaaaggagagaaacctttgttcttgtttttgcatgtaacttggaccctatgcatagtaaagattggattttatttactgtctttttctctgagtgttttcttaccggaacaaattaaaattcccaccacagtGGCTCTCACTGACTGGGTGCTCAGGCCCTTCCTGTTGGTCAGAGTCTAACACAGTgggacaaaaacacaaaaagaacaGCAGCCATCACAATGTAGGCAGATTCCTCTACAAGAGTAAACACTGACTCGAAATATCTGTCCAAAGACCTGCCTGGTGGTAGGAGTAATATATGAGACATTTTATGATCAAAGCAGTTGGAGTATTACAGGAATTTCCACAGCCATATACAGTCTCCTctcaaagtattggaacagcaaggccaatccCTTTACTACTGCAatacgacatggctcaggcagtaagagcagtcgtctcattggctgaggcagtaagagcagtcgtatggctgtcggagggttgccggttcgatctcccgcccgggctgtgtcaaagtgtccctgagcaagacacctatcccccaaatgctcctgacgagctggtcggcaccttgcatggcaaccaatcgccgttggtgtgtgagtgtgtgtatggatgggtgaatgagaagcatcaattgtgcagcgctttggataaaggcgctatataaatgccaaccatttaccatttactggcTTTGCAATGGGTCGAGGAAGCAAGAGCACTCAAAGTAATTATATGCTCAGATTCCAGCGCAGCATTAACAAGTATAAGAAACAACTATTCCGCATGTAGACAGGACATTGTATTAGAAATATTACAGACATTATATAGAATCCAAAGGATTGTTTGTTGGAAAGATGAGAAAGGCAGGAAGGAGTAAAAGAGAGGAGACTGTAATATCAAGATTGAGGTTTGGACATACCGGCCTAAACAATACACTgtttaatgaaaaaacacaacagtggGATTTCTGCTCTCAAGAAGAAACGGTAGAGCATATAATCAGAACTTGTCCAAAGTACaacttggagagagagaaattgatGAAAGAGTTGAGAGATAAGGGAGTAGAATGGGATTTGGCAGAAGTGTTGCAGGGAGAATCAGGTGGCAGGCGTTTCTTACTTGTGTTTCGATTCTTGAGAAGAACAGGGTCACTAAAcaggatttattattattattattattattattattattcctttttttttattatgaggAAAGAGAATCCTGATCCACACAAAGTTGGATGCCAACCGCCATAAAACGgcatgaagaagaagaagcgaGAAGGGCGTAGatatttgcatagattgaagacgtagtgatagtcagagacaggtgagaacacttcgctgaaactaaacgagtaatcagggagcctatcccagcatacattgggcgaaaggcaggaatacaccctggacaggtcgccagaaCGATTTAATGCTTGatttgcttatatgaagtcCTTGGTCCCTGGTCTGCAACTGGTTCATCAAGCGCCTGCATTTTTTACAACCCTATTGAGGAGTTTTTTTCCAGCTTGGTGTTGGAAGGCATATGAACGCAGGCCCTATGAGCTCATACCCCTCCTACAAGCAATGGAGGAAGCATGTGCTgatacagctgctgaagcatatcagggctggattcatacagctgctgaagcatatcagggctggattcatacagctgctgaagcatatcagggctggattcatacagctgctgaagcatatcagggctggattcatacagctgctgaagcatatcagggctggatacgtacagctgctgaagcatatcagggctggattcatacagctgctgaagcatatcagtgctggattcatacagctgctgaagcatatcagggctggattcatacagctgctgaagcatatcaggactggattcatacagctgctgaagcatatcagtgCTGGATTcgtacagctgctgaagcatatcagggctggattcgtaccgctgctgaagcatatcagggctggattcgtacagctgctgaagcatatcagggctggattcgtacagctgctgaagcatatcagggctggatttgtcAGGCCAGGCCATACTTTCCCCGCTGCTGGGTCTGGGAGAACATTGCCTGTGATGTGGATGAAGTCCTATGGCCAGACAGAAACCAAAGGCACCATGCAGCCTAATTTTCTTTACAGGATATGCAaggcttattttatttttttctatttttttttctgtatgaaGAACACTTTACAAATCCAACTGTGTTTGCTGAGATGCATACaggatttaaaaatgaaaaaacattctattcttgtatttctgtgttttatatTTGAGTATGAAAATATAACAGTTTACTACAggctactgtacatacagtatgtagtgtaacactgaaaatgcaaaagGCCTAGATTAGATAGTGTTTTCCGCTCATCATAGTGTTTTCCATTGATCAAGTCAGTGTTCAATCGTCTATTCATttgatggtttgtgtgtgtcatttgAAGATTTTGCGAAGACATAAGGTTGTTTTGAATGCAGTGTTTGCTTTTGCAAGAGATTTGTGTAGTTTTTGGATTTGTCTTTACCATTATAAGAAAATGAACCATGCTTTCAGAAAATATGTCAGCAAAtgagaaaaactgtaataaGATTTGTCGCCATCCAGTGGCAGCTCAGTTCAAAGCAGTGAGCAAAATACAAGACTGTTCATGAAGTTCAAATGAAattagacatttatttttttgtgataatgccaattaataaatgttcaaatgtgtctggtgaaatacatcagattcacaaagaaaaacatatttcaattaAAAGGCACCAAATCATTTATAACAGCCAAGCAAAGAGTGATGAAGAGATAATAATCTGGGTAATGACACATGAAGGTCATGTGATTTATGAATAGAAAAGACATAGGAAGGatagaaaaaagtaaataataaaatagaaaaaatatttttctaaattttgTAAATTCTCTTTGATATAGCCCAAATGATGAAGGTCTCAGCATAAAGCAAACTGTTAAAATTTTACCATCGCTGGTTTTAGCACCACAGTAATGGAATAATGTACAAAGATCAGCCATGCTAATTCAGAGACAGTGTGTATAGATAAATGGTCATCGGTCATGATAGAGGTAAAGTATGGATATGATTTTATTAGTATAATAACTGGCTGATGGTATTATCTCCCATCGAACCTGACCCAGAGAAGACTCAGTGAAGAAACGCAGGGGGGTCAATATCAGTGATTGGGAATTCTTGATCTTTCCAAACTTCATTGATAATTTAATGCAATTGTCCCCTTTTAAAATGACTTAATTGCACTGTATAAAACCCACAGTTCTTACATTCCATTGAACTAGACTGTGGCTGTATGCTTAACCATTATGAGTTGCACCTGTCAGGAGACTATTTAATATTAATTCCACTCAGAAGATCATCATCAGCCCTACTAAAACGGGCTGTATGatccatttattttaatctccTGTTTTCATCTTGAATGATTCCTCCAGGTTTTCCATGGCTTGGTCCTGGGTAATGTCTCTCCATTGGGGGGGAATGTCAGCAGGCTCAGCTTTATATTCCTGGGCAAACTGCTTGTTAAACCTGGTGAAGATGTACTTCCAGTAGTCTGAGGCCTGGATGCTGGTGTCAGGCTGGATGCGCCAGTCAGGGTAAATGCTCTGATACTCCTTGCATGGATGAAGTTTCCACTCTGTTTCAGGCGACTTGAATTTAGTCTCACTGGCAACATTGGTGGAGCAGATGTCACACACTAATTTCATGGAATCTTCATTTCTGTATCTCCCGATCCCCTGAGGACGGTGAATGGAGGCAAAGTGCTCTGTGTGGTTCTTGCCACCAGCTTCACATGGGGCCCTGCAGAAGGGACACTGCCTCCCACAGCCAAATACCCTTTTAAACAGCTCCTTCTGCGGCTGAAAGGGCAGTGAGGTCAGCCTGGCCCTCACATCCCCACCTTTCTGAAACTCTGCGGTAAAGGCCTGCTCCATTTCATCCACAAGCACCTCCAGACACCGGGAAAAGTCTTCTGGCTTGGCAGTGTTTAAGGCCAGGACTGCTCTGCGGGGTTCTTTAGGGATGACAAGCTCCTGTAGGTCACTACAGATATCCTGAATTAACTGCTGAATGTTCTGGGCCTCCTCACCCCTTCCTGCCTCCTTACCCCTTCCCACTGGTCGTTTACTGGCCTCCATTTGTGCGTTCATTATGGCTTCCTTTATTCTTTTAACCTTTGCCTTCAGGTGCTTAATCTCAATGCTCCTGAGGCCATCTCCCTCAGTGAACTGCTTAACCATCTGCTCCAAAATCCAGTCCTGTACAAAGGTCTTGTAgtgttttatgtatttcacaaagtCCTTAAAGTTATCTCCTGAAAGCAGCTGCTTGAGGATTGAGAACTGGAAGAAGGATCGAGTGCTGAAGTCAATGGCTTTCTGCCCTGTCAACACTTCATCCACAAGGTCAGGGCCCAGAGACTTGGTGATGTATTCCGTCACTGCAGGTGCAAGACAGTTGTAGGTAAACTCTTCAGCTTTCTTCTGACACTGGTCTCTCTTACTGAACAGGTCCTTAAAGTCAGTCAGGCACTGTTCCTTGAACTGTTCCAGACAGCGACGGGGGTCATTTGCACGGATAAAATCcaaatgcatttgtttaaatGCCCGTGCTGCATCTCCACAGATGTAGATCTTCAgcttgacctcaaactcagcaTTTGTTTCCAGATCACTGTACCTATCCAGGTTTCTGTCTACTCTGCAAAGCAACTCTGTTATGTATGTGTTATGGTAAtcagattttgttttcattttctcatcCACAAATTGCTTGCTGTCCTTGATGATGTGATCAGCCATTCCTTGTGTCTTTTCCATCAGCTGATCTTCAATTAATTTGTCCCTAATCTTCTGCCACAATCCATCTTTCCCCTTCACTTCGAATCCCTCTCTTCCGCACTCATGCAAGTTTCCCACTTGTGACAGTATTTCACGTACTGCGCTGCCATTTCTCTCCAAGTTAACCCACAGCTGGTTGGAGATGTCTTGCACAATGTCTCGTTCTTCCAGGCCAGAgaactgcagctctgccacagtCTCATTCAACATCTTCTCAAATTCATCCTCCAGCTGTTGATCTGATGGCTCTTcacttttcctgcatttctcAATCAGGTCCAGCACCTTCTGTTCCATTGTGGCCATGTGGTTTTTGTGGATGTCCTCGAACTTGAATATACCCTTTCTGATCTCCACTGCTGCCTCAAGCTTGTTTTTCACAGAGTTCTCAGTCTCCATCCTGATGGTTTTGGCTGTGCTGATGAAGTCCTCCTTGTACTTCTCCACCAATTGAACATGTCCGTCTGGTCTCTTGTAGAATTCCGTGAGGTTGTCCAAAATGTGCTGTTCCCCTTCTGTCAGTTTTACAGAGGCTTCACTTTTCAGGTGGATCAGCAAGTTGTCAATATTGGAAGGTGGCTGAGTCTGTGCTGCTTCTGTTCCAAAGTTTGACACCTTTGTCTCAGCGTCCACTAACCAGGAGTACATGTTCTTCCTGAAGTCCCACTCCCAATTGTTAAACTCAGTACAAAGCTGAGCATAAGCTTCAGCTACAAAGCTGTTGCGGAAGCTGAAGATGAAGTTCTCATACTTCACTGCTTTCCATAGGCTCCTGGTCCACTCAAGGAATGAATTGATTGTGTGTGCTGAGCACTTTCCAGATGTTTGTTCCATAAACTTCTCAATCACACTCCTCTTGAAACAATTCACAGACTCACTGTAGCCAGCATTGACAGGTGCCATGGGAGGGTTGCCATGCCAGAGACCAGGGATATACGAGGTGTTTCTCTCTGGATGATACTCCATGATgtcagtaaatgtttttttggttccCTTCTTTTCCATCTTAACTGCTGCTTGGGTCATCTCATTCAGCTGCTCCAGCAGAAGCTTCCTGTGCCTCATGTTCTTGTCATGAGCAGAGATGTCTGGCACATTCTGGtgcacaaacagacagcagGGTTTTCTCCCAACTTCTTTCATGCGTAGGAAGGCGTGCACCACAATCTGCAGGATGTCCTTCATCTCTGTGCAGTTCTCCATGGCGATGTtgatgactgtgatgtcactcagccCCACCACCAGAGTGGCCAGTTCATTGTCGTGTTCATAACTGTCATCCAACTGGGCCAACTCTGGTGATTTCAGACCTTCAGTGTCAATAACCATCATGTAATCACACCCAAGCTGGCTCTTAAAATCCTCTTTCACTCTGATAAGGAGCATGAAGGCCCCTCTGGTGCACCTGCCACTGCTGACAGCAAACTGGACCCCGAACATGGTGCTCAGGAGTGTGGACTTCCCAGTGCCCTGTACCCCCAGTACAGTGAACACGCAGATCTTACATTTATCCTGTGTGAGATGATGGAGTTCATTTAGAACCTGTGTAACCCACTGTAGAGGAATGTTGGATGCGTCTCCATCCACCAGCTCCAGAGGAAAGCCTTCCTGCAGGAGCTCGGCAGCCAGACGTGGCAGGCGCTGGATCTGAGAGGTAGGGCCTTCAGGGAGTGAGCAGGCCGACTCGTACAGCTGGCCCATTTCCCTCAGGAAGTGCTCCGTCCCCAAGGAACAACTGGAGATCTTCCTGTCCAACTCTGCAATGACCTCCTTGTTTTCTGATGAATTCTGACACTGTTCCTTGTACTGTGCCTGGAGCAGTGGAAGGGCTTTGCGAGACAGGTTGTCCAGGTTGATCCTCATCCATTTGAGGAAATACTTGCGCTCCTCAGTGGGACTGGACATCGCAGAGATGAAACGGGACATAAACTCTGAGATGTTGTGAGCTCTCTGCTGTGCTCTGAGCTTCTTCATCAGATCTGAAAGCTCATTCCTGTAAATTTCTATGTTTTTCTCCCCAGCATTTTTCATCCTGCACTCTTCCCTCTGCAGGTTGGCCAGCTGTTTCCATGCAGTCCCTTGCAAGGGCAACTCTTTTTCCTTGAAGCTTGGTATGTCAGATATTCCTCCTGTGATTTCATCAGCCTTCTCCTTGCCCCTCTTACAGTAGGTGTAATCTTCATCAACATGGATCCCAAACTCATGGGAGACAGCAGATATCCCTTCGACACTCATTTTGACCACGTTTCCCTTTAAAATGT is a window from the Conger conger chromosome 8, fConCon1.1, whole genome shotgun sequence genome containing:
- the LOC133134557 gene encoding interferon-induced very large GTPase 1-like, with product MSRRLTKRLSVREALEIIFEHDEEGTEVEPEIEEDVSEVEDNTELNPDFEETDQSTDEEGEAPEEQAPEETFQSKSGDLLWSSSPQDKGKMQHFGLVDDCKLQDWSVIGSGGFGQIYKAKHEDLGMEVAIKLLHYDDGSSASLLKEAEFMRQGGSPYVVRVFGVYQGVPPGRVLSSQMGLVMELMERGSVESLLKRLGGPPPWPLAFRLAHQVALGMNFLHQLCPPLLHLDLKPSNVLLDHGFGTKITDFGLARLMRSISSVGGWGEGRGTLSYMPPEAFQTPYKATPASDSYSYAILLWSIITGREPYGDAVLGRIQSRVPEGYRPSLEGVNRVAVEGLGEIIDLMERCWDPSPQKRPSFHDCLPVAEKVFELQNRGIHDAIHQVSKALALSDSISKTSSTTGVTVDPRGGWNSIDWTPPNFRAADSGVGTEPCPASATSKALSDSISKTSSTRTSLEELLSDLGLEHHLKNKLTLSQVLQIDGETLSDESIQSQKALPWCFLRKLMMVNVTARSVRCTSKQDRALKDWERSLDTQYNPQLNSNRVNPMDLITAVFLCSDGFLQQEMVLKMSMCQFSVPLLLPTCDEQECTFMLWAMRDIVKKYKPHSLANPRGFVEESIVLSDLPMVSFVRLGNSSMSKSHTLNQVLSNPQQYHDTFVHKNMECGDTPRRISNGLVEISWYLPRGKRDTDIFSEPLAVANLRGDLRDFKTQYAFLCSTSAAIFVFCDDFGSECKILDSKHTQAHWFLISNSQSKSFNKNEFRRCVSEFQLRPRNIIIKGPQMNNAEFVNKLHSAISDILKGNVVKMSVEGISAVSHEFGIHVDEDYTYCKRGKEKADEITGGISDIPSFKEKELPLQGTAWKQLANLQREECRMKNAGEKNIEIYRNELSDLMKKLRAQQRAHNISEFMSRFISAMSSPTEERKYFLKWMRINLDNLSRKALPLLQAQYKEQCQNSSENKEVIAELDRKISSCSLGTEHFLREMGQLYESACSLPEGPTSQIQRLPRLAAELLQEGFPLELVDGDASNIPLQWVTQVLNELHHLTQDKCKICVFTVLGVQGTGKSTLLSTMFGVQFAVSSGRCTRGAFMLLIRVKEDFKSQLGCDYMMVIDTEGLKSPELAQLDDSYEHDNELATLVVGLSDITVINIAMENCTEMKDILQIVVHAFLRMKEVGRKPCCLFVHQNVPDISAHDKNMRHRKLLLEQLNEMTQAAVKMEKKGTKKTFTDIMEYHPERNTSYIPGLWHGNPPMAPVNAGYSESVNCFKRSVIEKFMEQTSGKCSAHTINSFLEWTRSLWKAVKYENFIFSFRNSFVAEAYAQLCTEFNNWEWDFRKNMYSWLVDAETKVSNFGTEAAQTQPPSNIDNLLIHLKSEASVKLTEGEQHILDNLTEFYKRPDGHVQLVEKYKEDFISTAKTIRMETENSVKNKLEAAVEIRKGIFKFEDIHKNHMATMEQKVLDLIEKCRKSEEPSDQQLEDEFEKMLNETVAELQFSGLEERDIVQDISNQLWVNLERNGSAVREILSQVGNLHECGREGFEVKGKDGLWQKIRDKLIEDQLMEKTQGMADHIIKDSKQFVDEKMKTKSDYHNTYITELLCRVDRNLDRYSDLETNAEFEVKLKIYICGDAARAFKQMHLDFIRANDPRRCLEQFKEQCLTDFKDLFSKRDQCQKKAEEFTYNCLAPAVTEYITKSLGPDLVDEVLTGQKAIDFSTRSFFQFSILKQLLSGDNFKDFVKYIKHYKTFVQDWILEQMVKQFTEGDGLRSIEIKHLKAKVKRIKEAIMNAQMEASKRPVGRGKEAGRGEEAQNIQQLIQDICSDLQELVIPKEPRRAVLALNTAKPEDFSRCLEVLVDEMEQAFTAEFQKGGDVRARLTSLPFQPQKELFKRVFGCGRQCPFCRAPCEAGGKNHTEHFASIHRPQGIGRYRNEDSMKLVCDICSTNVASETKFKSPETEWKLHPCKEYQSIYPDWRIQPDTSIQASDYWKYIFTRFNKQFAQEYKAEPADIPPQWRDITQDQAMENLEESFKMKTGD